The Leptodactylus fuscus isolate aLepFus1 chromosome 3, aLepFus1.hap2, whole genome shotgun sequence genome has a segment encoding these proteins:
- the MRPL2 gene encoding large ribosomal subunit protein uL2m has product MALCSLSCAFRSLTVTCKNTATSVLRHQAAPSLLLPSRGLLTTSHLNALEIWRPPTKYTINPIGKRKTGGRDETGRVRVRGIGGGHKQLFRMIDFQRLNYEPGRENVAFQEKVVEVRYDPCRSADIALVAGGKRKRWIIATENMKAGDLITSSGHIGRMAVYAQEGDAHPLGALPVGTLVNCLEVIPGKGAEFIRSAGTCGVLLRKVNGTAIVQLPSKRQVQVLETCVATVGRVSNVDHNKRVIGKAGRNRWLGIRPSSGLWKRKGGWAGRKIKPLPALKSYVKLPSARPAPRA; this is encoded by the exons ATGGCTCTCTGCAGTTTGTCTTGCGCCTTTCGAAGCTTAACGGTGACTTGTAAAAACACAGCGACCTCTGTACTCCGTCACCAG GCTGCCCCTTCCTTACTACTGCCCTCTAGAGGTCTCCTCACCACATCACACCTCAATGCCCTGGAAATATGGAGGCCACCCACAAAGTACACAATCAATCCTATAGGAAAGAGGAAAACCGGAGGTCGGGATGAGACTG GTCGTGTCCGTGTACGGGGCATCGGAGGGGGGCACAAGCAGCTCTTCAGGATGATTGATTTTCAGAGACTGAACTATGAGCCTGGACGAGAGAACGTTGCGTTCCAGGAGAAGGTGGTGGAGGTGCGCTACGACCCATGCAG GTCTGCGGACATTGCGCTGGTGGCTGGTGGGAAGCGGAAGCGCTGGATCATTGCTACAGAGAACATGAAGGCCGGAGATCTGATCACATCGTCCGGACACATTGGACGCATGGCAG TGTATGCACAGGAGGGGGACGCTCATCCACTTGGAGCACTGCCGGTCGGCACCTTGGTGAACTGCCTGGAAGTGATACCCGGGAAAGGGGCTGAGTTCATCCGATCTGCGG GAACATGTGGGGTGTTACTGAGGAAGGTGAACGGGACGGCCATTGTGCAGCTGCCCTCTAAGAGACAAGTGCAG GTGCTAGAAACCTGTGTGGCGACCGTGGGACGTGTCTCCAATGTTGACCACAACAAGCGAGTGATTGGCAAGGCTGGACGAAACCGCTGGTTGGGAATCCGACCGTCCAGCGGACTCTGGAAGAGGAAGGGCGGCTGGGCCGGACGTAAGATTAAACCACTGCCCGCTCTGAAGAGCTACGTGAAGTTACCGAGTGCCAGACCAGCGCCTCGGGCCTGA